DNA sequence from the Cyprinus carpio isolate SPL01 chromosome B13, ASM1834038v1, whole genome shotgun sequence genome:
TTATAAGCACAAGTTGCAATATTTGAAATACGTTTGCTGTGTCTACTAAACTCAATACATTAAacaatacactaccagtcaaaggtttttgaacagtgagtttttaaatgttttttaaagaattctcttttgctcaccaagcctgcatttatttgatccaaaatacagcaaaagcagtaatattgtgaaatctttttgctatttaaaataactgctttctatttgaatatattttaaaatgtaatttattcctgtgttcaaagctaaattttcagcattgttactccagtcttcagtgtcacattcttcagaaatcattctaatatgctgaagaaacatttattgtcaaatcaagtcaagtcaagtcacctttatttatatagcgctttaaacaaaaaagattgcgtcaaaccaactgaacaacattaattaggaacattaatttgttattattattatcaatatttaaaacagtagagTACATTTTTAGAGAGTAGAGATCCAAACatcaacatttatctgaaataaaatgcttttgtaacattatacactatccCATTCACAAGCTTGgagtctgtttatttatttattttttttgggtgggggggtatataaattaatacttttatttagcaaggatgctttaaattgatcaaaagtgatgataaagacatttataatattgcaaaaatatttatatttaagataaatgctgttcttctgaactttctattcatcaaagaaacaactgaaaaaaatatactcagctgttttcaacataataataataaatgttttattattatgataataatgatttctgaaggatcatgtgcctGCAGTTATGATGCTAAAATATTCCgttttgaaatcacaggaataaattacattttaaaatatattcaaatcgaAGTTATgttaaatagtaaaaacatttcaatatttcactgtttttgctgtactttggatcaaataggcttggtgagcaaaagagacttctttaaaaaacattaaaactcttACTGTTGAAAAACTGTTGGCTTGTGGTGTACTTATGTTGTGAAAAGcactacaaaaacaaatttaaaacttaTTAATAAATAGATTGACAGTTATTTTGAATGCATATTTATGACTCACctcaatcaaacaaaacaaaaaatctacaATGTTTGATATCGGTTCACAGGGATCAGTTCACAGTAGCACCCTGTTATTAAACAGAGATTGGCATGTTAGCAACCAGATTCACTCACAGCTTGCTTCATAACAGCATTACCTGTAGCCTGAGGTGAGCAGGCTGTTACTGTGAATCACGTAACTTGAGGAATGCAAGCAACTTTAAGGtgtgtcattaaaaaaacacacatggaaGACAGAGATCTAAAATCGTCAACACATCTATGTACTTCCTGTTGGAATACCCATTTGTGGTGGTGCAAAAGGGGGGTTGTTTTTTAGCCAGTTCTAGCTGGATGAGAACTAGATCCAACTTGAAAGATGTTGAAAATTTCTAGAAATCATCATTGTGCAACAGAACAAGTCGTGATCAAGAAAGCGTAAATTTAGCTTGAAATCAAACACAACAGTGTAGTGACAGAGCAGCAAGAAAGAAGACAAATATTGTCTGTGTAAATCAAATCAAAGATGGTAAAATTTATCATCAGTAACACAAGTTCCTCATTATATAAATTTGTTCTCTGCTGTCTTTAAAGGGTCAGTACAACCAAAacagaaaactgtcatcatttgcttAGCCTCAATGTATGACCCTCTTCCACCATGAagcatttgtgttccacagaaaacacAATTTCATCACCTTCTAGCcataacattttcaaatgtacCCGAGTGTGtgtaattcatgacagaattttcattattgactagatagacagacagacagacagatagacagatagatagagacagacagacagacagacagatatatagatagatagatagatagacagacagacagacagacagacagatatatagatagatagatagacagacagacagacagacagatagatagatagacagacagacagacagacagatatatagacagatagatagatagagacagacagacagacagatatatagatagatagacagagagatagatagatagacagacagacagatagatagatagatagatagatagatagatagatagatagatagatagacagacagatcaaataaataaagacagatagacagacagacagacagatcaaataaataaagacagataaacagacagacagacagacagatagatagacagatagacagatagatagatagacagacagacagacagacagacagacagacagacagatagacagatagatagacagacagatcaaataaataaagacagatagacagacagacagatagatagacagatagacagacagacagaaagacagatagatagacagatttataatttaaattaatttagatagacagacagacagacagacagatagacagacagacagacagatagatagacagatagacagatagatagacagatagatagatagacagacagacagacagatagatagacagatagacagacagatagatagacagatagacagatagacagacagacagacagatagatagatagatagaaagatagatagatagatagatagatagatagatagatagatagatagatagatagatagatagatagatagatagatagatagatagatagatagatagacagatagacagatagatagattaatcCTTTTTTCGTGAAGGACTGGTAAAACTCAACTCACACTCTGGTCATTCTGAGTGGCATAAATGCCTTGTCTGCCATCTCCAATGTGACTAGAAAACCCTGGTGTTGCTGAGAGgtgtatttctctctgcagtTTGGCCAGATCTCGTCGGTACAGTCGAATCTTTGTTGACATGGGGGTTCGGAAGGATGATGGAATACCAAACAGCTCTTGTTCAATGCCCTGAAGCTGTGAGAGACATCGCATATTCACTGATAAACTCAGAAGAGGTGGTCAGTCGGTTCTCATGGTACTGTGTATTTACATACACTAACATTCAGAAATCTGgggtcaaaatgttttttatatttttgtaagaaGCCTGTTATGTTCACCCaagtcagcatttatttgattataatatatatatatatatatatatatatatatatatatatatatatatatatatatatatataaattcattataacactataaatatctttactgtccatttcgaatcaatttaaagcatccctgctgtttaaaagcattttaaacagcagtttaaattatttttaaaaaaaatctcattgaccccagacttttgaacagaatAGTGCGAGAAAGAATAATATGATGATCTAATGTCCTGTGTAATTGTTTTGAAGAGTTGCATATagttacatttcacatttaaataacagtaatgtcatatacaatataaatagCAGTACAATGCAACAATAAACACTTAACACTGACTGGTTTGTATGTCCTGACAAGACAGACTGTCACTGGTTGTCTGAAGCAGTATTGCCACCTAGTGTCTAAAACTCAATAGTACAATAGtctaaaattcaaattaaagacAAATTGAATGCAAATCATTCAAAACCTTCACCTTCTCTGCTCCTCTCTGGTTGATTGAGCGGTCAACCTACACCCAATCTTCTGAGACCATCACAAATTTGTTTCCTCATCTAGATTTCTAATAAACTTGGCATGGTATACTACTATGAATACAGTTGGCTTTGTGATCAGTTGCTTGTTATGTTTCCTCATTTGATCGTTGCATTGGACAAAAGCGTCTGCAGATGTAATGCAAATGTCCTCAAGGTTgtcactatttaaaaatatattattttatacaacagtactGTGTAGTGTGTCAATGCCAgaatattttaacaacaaaatatcATGAAACTTTCCCATCGTTAACTACTGCTTAAAACTAATGACAGCTGGCAAaatcaaatgttatttaatatatacagagagagagagagagagaaaggatttCAGAAGTTTACaaataattatagaaattttCACTTGACTTTTCTAAGcctaataatcataattttaagACTGTGTCCAAACTTTCAACTAGTAGTGTCAATCCAGACCGACAACTAACTTACCACTTCTTCAGCCTCTGACACACGCTCTTCAAAGTCCCTGACAATCCTCTTCCTTTCCTctggacaacaacaacaaagtaaatTAAtgtgttagtatatatatatatatatatatatatatatatatatatatatatatatatatatatatatatcacactgaTACCATAATAACACAATGCAGATTACACTGATACAACTGACACTGATTCAAAATGTTGAATATGTAGCCTAAggcataataatgataataataataataattttgagtgaaaagtttgaaaataaaaaacttatgctttaaaaaaagccAAATCCGTGTTTCTGTCCTACACTCTTATATATCAGTATATGCACTCAACTGTCTGTATACTCTCTGTGAGTCCACAAGGCGAACAATATAAACATCTGAACCGTCAAATCCTGCTGTCATGGTTGAGTTTTAGATATAAAGAGTTTATTTACCTCCCTGGCACCTCTGCGCTCGTTCAGGCATCAACTTCACTTCTTCATACAGAGAGCTGTACATCTCATGCAGCTTTTCAAACTCCTCAGAAGACATACTGGAGCGATTATATCGAAGCCTAAAGCAAAGAAACGGTAGTTCTCGAAGTCAATGACAGGATAATAAAAGAAAAGCAATTTGTCATTTGTTGTTGTCTGTAAATAGTGAGAATAATCAGCTTTTCATGCAGTAACGAGATCCTCGGGATAGCAGACGCTTCCTTGTCGGACCTCGTGATTATAGGTGGATTTGTTTTTGCCTGAAaacaaaaagagggaaaaaagacccaagactttattttaaaagatataaacACCTACAACgcagttatataataatatttatgtgtacTACTTATACTTTAAGATACCTCGTATCGCAAAATTTAACAAACGCGTGGGACTGTTTAAGAGGGCAAACATATGGACAGCTTGCGTCATAAATACATTGTGGGATCTGTAGTTTACATTTtccaataaaccaaaaaaaaaacaggctttggAAATAAGAGTCTAACGTTACACTTCAACTGAGTGACAGAGGAAAATGCGATCATATTTGTATTTACCTTGCATAAACGACTTATAAAGATTATGG
Encoded proteins:
- the LOC109100476 gene encoding vesicle transport through interaction with t-SNAREs homolog 1B-like yields the protein MSSEEFEKLHEMYSSLYEEVKLMPERAQRCQGEERKRIVRDFEERVSEAEEVLQGIEQELFGIPSSFRTPMSTKIRLYRRDLAKLQREIHLSATPGFSSHIGDGRQGIYATQNDQSTHLQSQRALLIQGTESLNNASKSIERSQRIAAETDQIGTDIIEELGEQRDQLDRTRDRLIHTGENLSRSRKILRAMSRRLVTNKLLLSVIIIMELAILAGVVYLKFFRKK